The sequence AGAGAAGCGAGTTCTTCAATCTCAATTTTAACTGAACTGAGTCTTGCTATTCCCACACCTACGGCAAGGGCTAGCTGGGTGGTGGATCCCAGCCCGATGTGCCTTGGAATGGCGTTCTCAACTTCAATCAGGTAATTAAACCCTGTTGTAAACTTCTGGTTCATCTTGTTAACAACGTAGCGTATGGTTTTCTCGTCCTCTTCGTTGGCCCGTATTTCAAGCTTATCGTGGGGCATAATCCTTATTCTATACCCCCCATCAAGGGCGACCCCAAGGGATCCAAAACGCCTCCCTAGTGATCCAGAAGGGTCTATTAGGCCTAAGTGTAACCTCTTCGGCGTCTCGATTAGCATTTTCTCACCCCAAATTTTTATAGTGTAAGCATTAAAACACTTTTCGGTGAGAGCATGAGATTTACTGGAGTGCCATTAGATGAACCAAAAATTATGGGAGTTATCAACGTTTCTCCGGAGAGCTTCTTTAAAGGAAGCGTTAAACAAAATGAAGAAGAGCTGATAGAAACTGCAATCCAAATGGTAAACGAAGGAGCTTCTTTTATAGATGTTGGGGCGAAATCTACCGCTCCTTACTTGGAAACTCAGATACCCATAGAGGAAGAAATCAGGAGGGCAGTATGGGCAATAAGCACGATCAGAGAGCATGTCAACGTTCCTATAAGTATAGATACAACAAACGCGAAGGTGGCTGAAGAAGCCATTAAGGCTGGAGCTGATATTATAAACGATGTAACCGGCCTCAAAGGAGACCCCAACATGGCGAGAGTTGCCAGAGAATACGATGTCCCAGTTATAGTTTGCGCCCATAAAGAAGTTAGGAACTTTACAGATCCAATCCACAAAGTCATTGAAGCTCTCAAGGAGAGTCTCCAGATTGCATATAAAAATGACATTGAGAAAAATAAGATAGCAATTGATCCAGCGATTGGATTTCTAAGACCTCAATACCCTCCATGG comes from Thermococcus aggregans and encodes:
- the folP gene encoding dihydropteroate synthase, yielding MRFTGVPLDEPKIMGVINVSPESFFKGSVKQNEEELIETAIQMVNEGASFIDVGAKSTAPYLETQIPIEEEIRRAVWAISTIREHVNVPISIDTTNAKVAEEAIKAGADIINDVTGLKGDPNMARVAREYDVPVIVCAHKEVRNFTDPIHKVIEALKESLQIAYKNDIEKNKIAIDPAIGFLRPQYPPWYEWDSKVIANLNLLKVFGLPILVGVSRKSFVGAITGRKDPLERLAGSLAATAIAVWNGANIIRTHDVKETLDAIKVANFIRKFREFRG